A genomic segment from Micromonospora echinaurantiaca encodes:
- a CDS encoding DUF993 family protein: MSATVRLPDGAYTLSGAGGEHATPGAPFTSRVAYAAAHVVADPRAENVPGAPAAVDWDATLAFRRHLWSYGFGVAEAMDTAQRGMGLDYPTARELVRRSAAAARAEGGAICAGVATDQLPAGPATLDEIRKAYAEQLADVQEAGARPVLMCSRHLAAAARSAEDYLDVYGRLIDDADGPVVLHWLGPAFDPALAGYWGDGDPAGAAETVVALIAGCPGKVDGIKLSLLDEEFEVALRRRLPAGVRLYTGDDFNYPALIRGDAQGHSDALLGVLAAIAPPAAAALRALDTGDLAGYDRLLAPTLPLARHLFGAPTFYYKTGIVFLAWLAGHQDHFTMVGGLQSGRSPAHLARLLRLADAAGLLPDAELAAHRARAFLTTAGVAQ, from the coding sequence ATGAGCGCCACGGTGCGGCTGCCGGACGGGGCGTACACCCTCTCCGGGGCGGGCGGCGAGCACGCCACTCCGGGCGCGCCGTTCACCAGCCGGGTGGCGTACGCCGCCGCGCACGTGGTCGCCGACCCGCGGGCCGAGAACGTGCCGGGCGCGCCCGCGGCCGTCGACTGGGACGCGACGCTGGCGTTCCGCCGGCACCTGTGGTCGTACGGGTTCGGGGTGGCCGAGGCGATGGACACCGCCCAGCGGGGGATGGGGCTGGACTACCCGACGGCGCGGGAGCTGGTGCGGCGCTCCGCGGCGGCGGCCCGGGCCGAGGGCGGCGCGATCTGCGCCGGCGTCGCCACCGACCAACTGCCGGCCGGCCCGGCCACCCTCGACGAGATCCGCAAGGCGTACGCCGAGCAGCTCGCCGACGTGCAGGAGGCCGGCGCCCGACCGGTGCTGATGTGCAGCCGGCACCTCGCCGCGGCGGCCCGCTCCGCCGAGGACTACCTCGACGTGTACGGCCGGCTGATCGACGACGCGGACGGTCCCGTCGTGCTGCACTGGCTGGGTCCGGCGTTCGACCCGGCGCTGGCCGGCTACTGGGGCGACGGCGACCCGGCCGGCGCGGCGGAGACCGTGGTGGCGTTGATCGCCGGCTGCCCCGGCAAGGTCGACGGGATCAAGCTGTCGCTGCTCGACGAGGAGTTCGAGGTGGCGCTGCGCCGGCGCCTGCCGGCCGGGGTGCGGCTCTACACCGGCGACGACTTCAACTATCCGGCGCTGATCCGGGGCGACGCGCAGGGCCACTCCGACGCGCTGCTCGGCGTGCTGGCGGCCATCGCCCCGCCGGCCGCCGCCGCGCTGCGCGCCCTCGACACCGGTGACCTGGCCGGGTACGACCGGCTGCTGGCCCCGACGTTGCCGCTGGCGCGGCACCTGTTCGGTGCGCCGACCTTCTACTACAAGACCGGCATCGTCTTCCTCGCCTGGCTGGCCGGCCACCAGGACCACTTCACCATGGTCGGCGGCCTGCAGTCGGGCCGGTCGCCGGCGCACCTGGCCCGGCTGCTGCGGCTCGCCGACGCCGCCGGTCTGTTGCCCGACGCCGAGTTGGCCGCCCACCGCGCGCGGGCGTTCCTGACCACGGCGGGGGTGGCGCAGTGA
- a CDS encoding PQQ-dependent sugar dehydrogenase, whose product MHSIGNIRRSALAAGLTAAALALSTLVAAPARAADPIDDPVTEMPTQSRLGLVLTEYASFPQSFPTPAPTDQRLMRTARINTIMELPDRSGRRAVPDLNGKLYLVEDGVPHVYLDVAATFAPQFFSGRGLGQGFGYVAFHPEFGSNGRFYTIHTEQASATTEVPDYAQSTTLFHGVITEWTATDPAADTFAGSRREILRIGFGGQIHGVQEINFNPTAKRHDSDYGLLYLAVGDGGLGVRNTDPQNLAMPHGKLLRIDPRGSDSANGQYGIPASNPFVGRAGALGEIYAVGFRDPHRFSWDRATGRMYLGHIGEHAVEAIYEVRAGDNFGWSEREGAYVFDKTATNPCDKLLPLPADDADHGYTYPVAAYDHDPAPGWNCASDVGVAVAGGFVYRGRELPALRGKYVFGDLVDGRVLYTEANKMRRGAGLAPIHRLALFDAAGNPVRMQDLSGPGAPGDPNRVDLRFGTDAAGELYILAKANGKVWKVTGTRVFAAGDVGDTRLRRTAGAHNWAPVTPSKWQFTKDEVILAEAGESRPGPRRPFEYAVLTAGPAWSSVEVEARVRLDTPVEITNRDVIIVFGWRSDTEFYYAHLSTDHTIYPHNGIFKVDNADRERIDHQWNGRSRGANPAITDADWHKVRVKHLPATGEIAVYVDGHKDPLMTAKDTTFGFGRVGFGSFDNVGRLRHLTVTGTPA is encoded by the coding sequence CGCAGTCGTTCCCCACCCCCGCGCCGACCGACCAGCGGCTCATGCGCACCGCCCGGATCAACACCATCATGGAGTTGCCCGACCGATCCGGCCGGCGGGCCGTACCCGACCTCAACGGCAAGCTCTACCTGGTCGAGGACGGCGTGCCGCACGTCTACCTGGACGTGGCCGCGACCTTCGCACCGCAGTTCTTCTCCGGCCGCGGGCTCGGCCAGGGCTTCGGCTACGTCGCCTTCCACCCGGAGTTCGGCAGCAACGGCCGGTTCTACACCATCCACACCGAACAGGCGTCGGCCACCACCGAGGTCCCGGACTACGCCCAGTCCACCACGCTGTTCCACGGGGTGATCACCGAGTGGACGGCGACCGACCCGGCCGCCGACACCTTCGCCGGCAGCCGCCGGGAGATCCTGCGGATCGGGTTCGGCGGCCAGATCCACGGCGTCCAGGAGATCAACTTCAACCCCACGGCGAAGCGCCACGACAGCGACTACGGGCTGCTGTACCTGGCCGTCGGCGACGGCGGCCTCGGGGTGCGCAACACCGACCCGCAGAACCTGGCCATGCCGCACGGCAAGCTGCTGCGCATCGACCCGCGCGGCAGCGACTCCGCCAACGGTCAGTACGGCATCCCGGCCAGCAACCCGTTCGTCGGCCGGGCCGGCGCGCTCGGCGAGATCTACGCGGTCGGCTTCCGCGACCCGCACCGGTTCAGCTGGGACCGGGCCACCGGCCGGATGTACCTGGGCCACATCGGCGAGCACGCCGTCGAGGCGATCTACGAGGTGCGCGCCGGTGACAACTTCGGCTGGAGCGAGCGGGAGGGCGCGTACGTCTTCGACAAGACCGCGACCAACCCCTGCGACAAGCTGCTGCCGTTGCCTGCCGACGACGCCGACCACGGCTACACCTATCCGGTCGCCGCGTACGACCACGACCCGGCACCCGGCTGGAACTGCGCCTCGGACGTGGGGGTCGCGGTGGCCGGCGGGTTCGTCTACCGGGGCAGGGAACTGCCCGCGCTGCGCGGCAAGTACGTCTTCGGCGACCTGGTCGACGGCCGGGTGCTCTACACCGAGGCGAACAAGATGCGCCGGGGTGCCGGCCTGGCCCCGATCCACCGCCTCGCGCTCTTCGACGCCGCCGGCAACCCGGTGCGGATGCAGGACCTCTCCGGCCCCGGCGCGCCCGGCGACCCCAACCGGGTCGACCTGCGCTTCGGCACCGACGCCGCCGGCGAGCTCTACATCCTGGCCAAGGCCAACGGCAAGGTCTGGAAGGTTACCGGCACCCGGGTCTTCGCCGCCGGCGACGTCGGCGACACCCGGCTGCGCCGGACCGCCGGCGCGCACAACTGGGCGCCGGTGACCCCGTCGAAGTGGCAGTTCACCAAGGACGAGGTGATCCTCGCCGAGGCCGGGGAGAGCCGGCCCGGCCCGCGCCGGCCGTTCGAGTACGCGGTGCTGACCGCCGGGCCGGCCTGGTCGTCGGTCGAGGTCGAGGCCCGGGTACGGCTGGACACGCCGGTGGAGATCACCAACCGGGACGTCATCATCGTCTTCGGCTGGCGGTCGGACACCGAGTTCTACTACGCCCACCTCTCCACCGACCACACGATCTACCCGCACAACGGCATCTTCAAGGTCGACAACGCCGACCGGGAACGCATCGACCACCAGTGGAACGGGCGGTCCCGCGGCGCCAACCCGGCGATCACCGACGCCGACTGGCACAAGGTGCGGGTGAAGCACCTGCCGGCCACCGGGGAGATCGCGGTCTACGTCGACGGGCACAAGGACCCGCTGATGACCGCGAAGGACACCACGTTCGGCTTCGGCCGGGTCGGCTTCGGCTCCTTCGACAACGTCGGCCGGCTGCGCCACCTCACGGTGACCGGCACGCCGGCCTGA
- a CDS encoding sugar phosphate isomerase/epimerase family protein: MKRFALNSATTRRWPLPDLVAGCVDAGVDNVGLWREDLSGFGVEAAAALVRDAGLTVTSLCRGGFFDAPGWFDENRRAIDEAAGVGAPVLVLVSGGLPAGSRDLDAARAHVGEAIGALVPHALAAGVRLAVEPLHPMFCSDRCVVASLGQALDLAEPYPPEAVGVVVDTYHLWWDGQVWAQIARAGRAERIACFQVADWVTPLPAGVLLGRGLPGAGCVELRRFREAVDAAGYTGPIEVEVFAEEVWSRPGRVVLDEAIAGYREHVA; this comes from the coding sequence GTGAAGCGGTTCGCGCTGAACTCGGCCACCACCCGCCGCTGGCCGCTGCCGGACCTGGTCGCCGGGTGCGTGGACGCCGGCGTCGACAACGTCGGGCTGTGGCGCGAGGACCTGTCCGGGTTCGGCGTCGAGGCGGCCGCCGCCCTGGTCCGCGACGCCGGCCTCACCGTCACCTCGCTGTGCCGCGGCGGCTTCTTCGACGCGCCGGGCTGGTTCGACGAGAACCGGCGGGCGATCGACGAGGCGGCCGGCGTCGGCGCGCCGGTGCTGGTGCTGGTCTCCGGCGGGCTGCCGGCCGGCAGCCGGGATCTCGACGCCGCCCGGGCGCACGTCGGCGAGGCGATCGGCGCGCTGGTGCCGCACGCGCTGGCCGCGGGCGTACGGCTCGCGGTCGAGCCGCTGCATCCGATGTTCTGTTCCGACCGGTGCGTGGTCGCCAGCCTCGGCCAGGCGCTCGACCTGGCCGAGCCGTACCCGCCGGAGGCGGTGGGTGTCGTGGTGGACACGTACCACCTGTGGTGGGACGGCCAGGTGTGGGCGCAGATCGCCCGGGCCGGGCGGGCGGAGCGGATCGCCTGCTTCCAGGTCGCCGACTGGGTCACGCCGCTGCCCGCCGGGGTGCTGCTCGGCCGGGGCCTGCCTGGCGCCGGCTGCGTCGAGCTGCGGCGCTTCCGGGAGGCGGTGGACGCCGCCGGGTACACCGGGCCGATCGAGGTGGAGGTTTTCGCCGAGGAGGTCTGGTCCCGGCCCGGCCGGGTCGTGCTGGACGAGGCGATTGCCGGGTACCGGGAGCACGTGGCCTGA
- a CDS encoding Gfo/Idh/MocA family protein — protein MTARIPIGIVMNGVTGRMGYRQHLVRSLLAIREQGGVPLRGGGRLWPELVLVGRNEAKLRDVADRHGLTDWTTDLAAALARPDTAIYFDAQVTSEREKAIGLAIEAGKHIYTEKPLATTLHGAVELARAADAAGVRHGVVQDKLFLPGLRKLDRLVRGGFFGRILSVRGEFGYWVFEGDWQAAQRPSWNYRAADGGGIVVDMFPHWHYVLEQVFGPVRAVTAHVTTHIPRRWDEDGQPYDATADDAAYAIFELDGGVVAQINSSWAVRVDRDELVEFQVDGTEGSAVAGLRRCRVQHRASTPKPVWNPDLPSTDDFRSQWQEVPDNEVYDNGFKTQWEMFLRHVAEDAPYSWDLWSGARGVQLAELGLLSAREGRRVEIPGLTA, from the coding sequence ATGACGGCACGTATCCCGATAGGGATCGTCATGAACGGCGTGACCGGGCGGATGGGCTACCGCCAGCACCTGGTTCGGTCCCTGCTGGCGATCCGCGAGCAGGGCGGCGTCCCGCTGCGCGGCGGCGGGCGGCTCTGGCCGGAACTCGTGCTGGTCGGCCGCAACGAGGCCAAGCTGCGCGACGTCGCGGACCGGCACGGGCTGACCGACTGGACCACCGACCTCGCCGCGGCGCTCGCCCGCCCGGACACCGCTATCTACTTCGACGCCCAGGTGACCAGCGAGCGGGAGAAGGCCATCGGCCTGGCCATCGAGGCCGGCAAGCACATCTACACCGAGAAGCCGCTGGCCACCACCCTGCACGGCGCCGTCGAGCTGGCCCGGGCCGCCGACGCGGCCGGGGTGCGGCACGGCGTCGTGCAGGACAAGCTCTTCCTGCCCGGCCTGCGCAAGCTCGACCGGCTGGTGCGCGGCGGGTTCTTCGGCCGGATCCTGTCGGTGCGCGGCGAGTTCGGCTACTGGGTCTTCGAGGGCGACTGGCAGGCCGCGCAGCGCCCGAGCTGGAACTACCGGGCGGCCGACGGCGGCGGCATCGTGGTCGACATGTTCCCGCACTGGCACTACGTGCTGGAGCAGGTCTTCGGGCCGGTGCGGGCGGTCACCGCGCACGTCACCACCCACATCCCGCGCCGCTGGGACGAGGACGGCCAGCCCTACGACGCCACCGCCGACGACGCCGCGTACGCCATCTTCGAACTCGACGGCGGCGTCGTCGCGCAGATCAACTCGTCCTGGGCGGTCCGGGTCGACCGGGACGAGCTGGTCGAGTTCCAGGTCGACGGCACCGAGGGCAGCGCCGTGGCCGGGCTGCGCCGCTGCCGGGTGCAGCACCGGGCCAGCACCCCGAAGCCGGTGTGGAACCCGGACCTGCCGTCCACCGACGACTTCCGGTCGCAGTGGCAGGAGGTGCCAGACAACGAGGTGTACGACAACGGCTTCAAGACGCAGTGGGAGATGTTCCTGCGGCACGTCGCCGAGGACGCCCCGTACAGCTGGGACCTGTGGTCCGGCGCGCGCGGCGTGCAGCTCGCCGAGCTGGGCCTGCTGTCCGCGCGGGAGGGCCGCCGGGTGGAGATCCCGGGGCTGACGGCATGA